In Arachis stenosperma cultivar V10309 chromosome 1, arast.V10309.gnm1.PFL2, whole genome shotgun sequence, one DNA window encodes the following:
- the LOC130979601 gene encoding uncharacterized protein LOC130979601, with protein MSVLSWNCRGAAAPATVSEAQDLCRKIKPDILFLIETRAKECRIMKLKRKLRFEKHFCVEPRGLSGGLCLLWNKNLDVDVYAWSDNYIKAKIKDDNNYEWSCYFVYGNPKFQHRKAQWKELSTHNRPTNDPQIFIGDFNDILDQEEKVGLHPKPRSQIEEFRKFINYNGLMDLELKGGRFTWFSNPRNGFVTKERLDRALANWAWRMIYQNATLTALPAISSDYCLILLQLKPKGRSSKQFKYEAYWEDHEECKEIIKRGWNKNENQGGKWEHFSGKIRNCKIELSKWSKETFRRADREINRLKEELMQLQKRDLTEEVQQHIITLKKKIEALWRREEKY; from the coding sequence ATGAGTGTTTTAAGTTGGAACTGTCGCGGGGCTGCAGCCCCTGCGACAGTCTCAGAGGCTCAGGACCTCTGTAGGAAAATTAAACCAGATATTTTGTTCTTGATAGAAACAAGGGCTAAGGAATGTAGAATTATGAAACTTAAAAGGAAATTACGTTTTGAGAAACACTTTTGCGTCGAACCCCGGGGCTTGTCCGGTGGTCTATGCCTTTTGTGGAATAAAAATCTTGATGTTGATGTTTATGCATGGTCTGATAATTATATAAAAGCTAAAATAAAAGATGATAATAACTATGAATGGAGTTGCTATTTTGTGTATGGGAATCCAAAATTTCAACATAGAAAGGCTCAATGGAAGGAGTTGTCAACACATAACAGACCAACGAATGATCCACAAATATTCATAGGAGACTTCAATGATATTTTAGATCAAGAAGAGAAAGTAGGATTACACCCAAAGCCTCGAAGTCAAATAGAGGAATTTAGGAAGTTTATCAATTATAACGGGCTAATGGATCTTGAATTAAAAGGTGGCAGATTCACGTGGTTCAGCAACCCGAGGAATGGATTTGTCACTAAAGAGAGGTTAGACAGAGCCTTGGCAAATTGGGCTTGGCGCATGATATATCAGAATGCTACACTTACTGCTCTACCAGCAATTAGCTCAGACTACTGTCTGATACTTCTACAGCTAAAGCCGAAGGGAAGAAGTTCCAAGCAGTTCAAGTATGAGGCTTATTGGGAAGACCATGAAGAATGCAAGGAAATTATCAAAAGAGGATGGAATAAAAACGAAAATCAAGGAGGCAAATGGGAACATTTCTCAGGCAAAATAAGGAACTGCAAAATTGAATTGAGCAAATGGAGTAAAGAAACCTTTAGGAGAGCAGATAGGGAGATAAATAGGCTGAAGGAAGAGCTGATGCAGCTTCAGAAAAGAGACCTAACAGAGGAGGTTCAGCAACATATTATaacattgaagaaaaaaattgaagccTTATGGAGAAGGGAGGAGAAGTACTAG